In one window of Patescibacteria group bacterium DNA:
- a CDS encoding DUF1361 domain-containing protein, whose amino-acid sequence MSSDQIISDFFYNSNLPGYLFINEYPVFGIVWNIILLLVPLLIFKVLVRYYNLTKIEKNTQKVVFGFWFLLWLLFVPNSAYIMTDVRHLMNYCPYSFYRVCVKNAWMIIVFFTYALVGWIFFVHLLRQMKNLLILIFNKTVANSFIVGIIPLISLGVLLGLVNRWNSWEMFYFPGLIMKDALLYLTEWNYFINFLVFTVFFYVLYFLGSFLLKEDKK is encoded by the coding sequence ATGAGTAGTGATCAGATAATTTCAGACTTTTTTTATAATTCAAATTTGCCCGGTTATTTATTTATTAATGAATATCCGGTTTTTGGTATTGTTTGGAATATTATTTTATTATTGGTACCATTGTTGATTTTTAAAGTTTTGGTGCGGTATTACAATCTGACAAAGATTGAAAAAAATACCCAAAAGGTAGTTTTTGGCTTTTGGTTTCTACTATGGTTGCTTTTTGTGCCGAATTCTGCTTATATAATGACAGATGTTCGCCATTTGATGAATTACTGTCCGTATTCTTTTTATCGAGTATGTGTAAAAAATGCCTGGATGATTATTGTCTTTTTTACCTATGCTTTAGTAGGCTGGATATTTTTTGTGCATTTACTGCGACAGATGAAAAATTTACTGATTCTTATTTTTAATAAGACAGTGGCGAATTCTTTTATAGTCGGTATTATTCCCTTGATATCCTTGGGTGTCCTATTGGGGCTGGTAAATCGTTGGAATAGTTGGGAGATGTTTTATTTTCCCGGCTTAATTATGAAAGATGCTTTATTGTATTTGACGGAATGGAATTATTTTATTAATTTCCTCGTGTTTACAGTTTTCTTTTACGTATTATATTTTTTAGGAAGTTTTTTATTAAAAGAAGATAAAAAATAA